In the Plasmodium sp. gorilla clade G2 genome assembly, chromosome: 12 genome, attttaaaataaatatattaccttgttcaaaatatatatatataatatatgtataacttgtttattttttatttaatatatttttttatatttttatttatttttttattttatttttttatttttttgttacatttttttgttttaattttcttttttttagtatgatttattaaaaatgcaACCCTTgttttgtataaatatatatacatatatatttttttttttaaacttcaaatatgtacatttttatttgttatttttttgtatatatctGTTTTTTTCGTGTaataagtaaataaataaatataaatatctttatatatttatatatattgggtttattaaaatttttttttgtttttgtttttatttatgaaacatataaatgatattgtGATAATAtcttaatattaattaattaatgttaccataatattttaatatatatatatatatattattttttttttgtttttttttttaattatacttCTCAATGATTTTACCAGAATGGATGattcattttcattaaataggaaattatattttttaaatctagACAAAGAAATAGGAGCTGGTGGAAGTGAAACAAAtagtgatgatgataataacaaactaataaattattttaatataaaaaaaacaaatgacCTACATTTAAAATCAAACAAACAAGATAACAAACAATGTATTCTCAAAGATTTACATTTTAATGGtgattatttaattaaaaagaaagaaacaaaacaaatcaaaaaaaaaaatgggaaTTATGTTTTACCgaataaatatgattatttcttaaagaaaaaatcagACATTTTTCATACGGAAGAATTTATATCAAAAAGGTAAACTGAAcgtacacatatatatatatatgtatttatatatttatttatttatttatttattttgttatccCTGCAGCTACCATTTGAATAATGTCCACGATATTTATTACACATACAAAGAAGAATCCGATCTGTGTGATATTCTCATCAAAAGATATAAGGACAACTTATATGTAACTACCTTTAACAACATGCTAATACTTATAAACCCCACTGATAACATTATggcattttataaattattgttTAAGACAAACaataaaaacaattatattataaatagcTTTGTTGATTTTTGTCTGGAAAAGAAATTACAAGAAAAAACAGACGAATATGAAGAAGTAAATGATAGTGATGATTTAACAAACTCAAGTTTAGATTATgaaaaggaagaaaataattctgATTATAGTtctaatgaaataaaaaatgcaataaattatattaatagaaaacataataatataacaatcAATAAtcaatttaattttaatcaaataaaaaaaaaaagaaaaaaaaaaaagctagTTGATATTAAAAAGGATTTATTCATTAAAAGTAATAAGGAACTGGTTCAAATGAACACAAAtatgttgaaaaaaaatgtaatgaATTTTAATAtgctttataatattaatactgTTTTTAATGGaaaagaagataataaatCATATCATAAAGAAAACATATATTCCTCACACATCgaaatgaataattataatacatatgataatatatatcctaACAGTTTTGAAAATACAACCAGTGAAAGATCctataaattaaaaacatataatgaacaaaataaattattatttatatatggtGAAAATTATAGTAATCAGAGTGTAATCAATAAATATACTTTCAagcatataattaaaaaattccaAGAACAAGAAGATATACATAATTCAATtaagtacaaaaaaaaaaaaaaaaaaaatttatatcatttatataaaagagTTATTAATAtacttaaattattttataatgaagattgttataattttataattcattttgCTGATAATCAAGAATTGCTATCTTTTAACGTACTCCCATTTATGTTGAATAATACTTGCAATGTAACAAATATATGCACAAAAATGAATGATATGTTATGTGAGTTATTGAATAATgcaaatatgtataataatgataatattgaaaaCAATGAGAAGAAAAATGAccaaaaaatgaaagaaataaataataagaagaacAATATTAGaagtaatgataatataaaaacaaaaaatagtAGGGAAAAAAAAGAGGAACATTCTAATAACTCAAACGCATTGTTATATAATGacaaatataacaatataaataattcaaatgattataataatgaaaataactttattaatattccatatatattttttttccttcttcAAAGTATCATGTTAAACAGTAAtcatacatatttaaaaCCATTAAACTTACACACtttagatataaaaaaaatatatttaaattatattgagTCTCATGAAATTGAATTAAATGAAAGTGATATGGAGACAACATTTTCGAATTTCTCACATCTTGGATTTTCACAAGATGAAATTatttcaataaataaaataattttttctatcatttttatcaatatatatattaaaataaaacaatgcCTAAGtattaatgaaaatgaaaccTTAAAAATTTTGCAAGTACAATTAATTGAAATATCAGATTATAtgaaattaagaaaaaaaaaaaataataacaattctAAATATGGATCATTAAGTAATGGAGGGAAATGTTCGCTTCCtcaatttattaatttcaaTGAAGATAATTATCTAAGTAGTGGATTTAGCTCGTTATCTGAAACTGaaaatatacaattatttaataatgatatggcaaaggaaaataataaaaagaaaaattccAGTATTGATGATTTTCAAGGAGCTAAATTGAAAGCAACTGGTTCAAGCAATGTAAATGTAAATGTAAATGTTAATGTTAATAGTAAAAAGGTAAATGATATTCCAGATGATTATCAAAGGGATGTCAATAAAAtcgaaaatgaaaataagaaaagTGTGAATCAGGTTAATGATTTAGTTGGGGTTAACAAACAAATTGCTTcggataatataaaaaatgattataataacaaccctaataataataatagtaatagtaataataataataataataataataataataataataataataataataataataataataatagtaataatagtaatagtaataataatagtaataataataatagtaataataataataatagtaataaatattattccaCGAATGAACCCATTAATATGtacaaaaatgataataataaatataaagaaccAATTGACAAAAAAGGGAACAAATACTTTATAGTATTTGCTGGTCATATAttagaagaatatatatcttccttattaaatattgatataaatttatttgttcatattttaaataataacataaaattGAAGAGTTTATGTTCCAATATGTTTTATagattaaaaataaagattgtaaaaaaaataaatgaataccTTAATAATGTAATTAGAAATGAACTTATTCATCATTCGTTATATCTTTATTGTAATGGTGGTTTAATACAAAAtgtatttgaaaaaaatgaggatgtaaataaatattataaaaataaagaaaaaaatcattTTAGTGAactaattaataatatatataatgaattattacattcgtattatttaaaaatgtcTATGTTTAATATTGATACTTGtattatacatatgataACCACATTAGATAATAAACAGAATAATTACGAGGATGCATTATTATGTACTCTTCAAAATTATGGAAAGAAATATAACcagtataataatatgaattataaaaatgatactGATGAAACTATTCCGAATgttttatgtaataatatttatttaggAGAAAATAGGATTTTACACATGTTAGAAAAATATTCAACGAAATTTTCGAGCTTTATggatattcataataattcatataataaagaaaaagatagtccttacattttaataaaatgggagtattataaaatattgagtttgttttatttatccATAAAAAACATAACAGAAGTATACAATAAGTATAtcattaatagtaataataataaaaataacaatagtgataatattagtaataatatgTGTAAGTGTAAATATAATTGTAATTGTAATTGTAATTGTAATTGTAAGTATAATTATGATTTGGATAAACAGCTATACCATTTAGATGATGAAAAATTCATGCACGATATTTTATTGaaatattttccatatttatcCAATGATggtattacaaaaaaaaaaaatatacatgggaaaagaaatagaatgaaatataagaaatataattttagtaTTACacattataatgataaacaaataaaatacaaatgtaataatatgatatttgataatattaaagatatatatatacttaaagATATTATTGAAATTATTGAAAATAGTGACATGTCATTTTTAAgaagtatattttttgaaaataatacattacCATTAAAAAGTGTTAAAAgtgatttattatataatgaaatgaacttttttatacatattataaataatacttttgaaaaattttattttcttgttATAAATGAAtctgaaaaaaaacaaaaagatatatttattcctaaatatataacaaattgtATAAAACATAAAGAATCAACTACATATGATCATTACGCAAGTACAACATCTGAAAGCAATTTATACAAACGATTTTCATTAACtttaaataaatcatttgtacataataataatataaaatcttttaaaagtttatttttacatatggATTCAGTTCGTACAGACAATATAACCAATTTCTCTgatttaaacaaaaaaaaaattaacaaagATCATATCACTTTTGTAATTAATAtgtttaatttaaaaaatatatttaattaccaacaagaatatttatattatgctattccatatatttgctttattaaaaaatatattttattctgtGCATATGTTAGTAAGGAAAACGACTTAATTAAACTATTAAACTATTATGAAGAAAAGTATCATAAAcctaattattcatataatacaCCAGGAAaggatacaaataatataatatataattcttctaatatgaaagataatttttcaaataataataaaaacaataatatatttaaccaatcaattaatatatataaagaaaaaatgtataacaacaagaacaacaaaaaaaaaaaatatatatataatgatacaaCCAACTTTATATATCTAAACAAATTATCAGTTGAAGAAATGAAAGATATGTgtacattaatattatacaattttaatatttccactaatattatttactttgaaaattatttatttgtaaaaaagtctttatattttcttttggaaaatatgaaaaatgaatatttaaaatatatcacaccatttattagaaaaatagaaaatagttatatatcttataaaaataagaaaattaaattttcttatagaaataaaattattgttattcaaaattatatgagaaaatatttattctttcatgaattacaaaaaaaggaaaagaaaaaaaatttgcttacatcatttattatattttatagttATTTATTGAAACATAAAAACATGGAAGAAACAAAAGAAACAttagaatattataaagaaacTTTTATGAGTAAggagaaaaaattaattcgACATGCAGcatgtgtatatatacaatcatggtttagaaaaataatacaacaaAGGAAATATAAAGCCATGAaattagaaatattaaaaacacATGCAAGAGAAAAAATAAGTACAGctattaaaacatatataacacaaataaaaatgataaaaaatttaaatgaagTATTAATACCAAACAGATGTGCAACTTTAATTCAATCATCTTTTAGAAGATATAGATGTATGGtacaatatgaaaaaaaaatgtatttaaaaatatgttttctatcaattaaaagaaaatatatggCCTACACAAATGTTATaacaaaaatgaattatcattatttaataaaaaatatatataggaaaAATTTCATTAAAAATCATCTAAAAATACCTGAAGCAGTAGTAAAGATACAAAGTAAATATAAAGCATATGTTGttaaaaaacaatataatatgttaagAGACgcaatatattttacacaatcatatatacatacatgtATAGAAAGAATAAAGTAtgaacaattaaaaaaaagtgtaATTACTATACAATTATGGTGGAGAAATTtctataaattaaaaaaaattcttcaaaatttccctttgaatatatataatagtgaatatgaaaaaacaaaatattattttctagataaaaaaaatttcccgaattattattattatatattaaaagaacaaaaagcAATGAAACTTTtgacatataatattttattaaaacaatggtatttcttttattttaaaaaattccaaaaaaaaaatcatttatttaatattatatttaatttgaaattatataaaaatatatcttattattatttacttcCATGggcatataaaataaatgctATACTTAAAATGATACATATGAAACAAATGtttaaaatatgtacaaccaattattatcaaaatactatattaaatataccaCTTTTTGAAACAATACAAATATTTGTAGGCAAAACACATACTATACTTTTAATTAATCAAAGCgttaataaagataataatacagAACAAATGATATCACatggatataataaaaatagtaaaCAATTTTATAcgaaatatgtatatagtATTGGATCTAATGATTGTGGACAGTTGGGTTATTACGATTTGTCTAGTTCTCCATTTTTAGATCCCCCCAAAGTTCTCAATTACAAGTGGGATCAAGTTAATATCAATGAAGACGGAAATAATAAACTTAATcgaataaatgaaaaaaaagaagatccGATAAAaagggatatatatatagatacaaTAGATGATGATACAAAGATTGACaacataaataatgataataataatgataataataatgataataatagtgataataatagtaataataatagtaataataatagtgataatGGAATGACTACTTTGGGAAGCTTATATAAGGAAAGCatggataataataatacaagcATTTTTAGTACACACAAAAGTAAtcttgataataatatgataaataacacttacaataataataatacatataataattatacttataataataaacattttaataatcaatatgataatatttacaaatcATATGAACATgaaaaatcaaataataaaacaaaatttaaaaatgtaaataataattatctaaGAAGTTTGCAACATTTAGAG is a window encoding:
- a CDS encoding cell cycle associated protein, putative is translated as MDDSFSLNRKLYFLNLDKEIGAGGSETNSDDDNNKLINYFNIKKTNDLHLKSNKQDNKQCILKDLHFNGDYLIKKKETKQIKKKNGNYVLPNKYDYFLKKKSDIFHTEEFISKSYHLNNVHDIYYTYKEESDLCDILIKRYKDNLYVTTFNNMLILINPTDNIMAFYKLLFKTNNKNNYIINSFVDFCLEKKLQEKTDEYEEVNDSDDLTNSSLDYEKEENNSDYSSNEIKNAINYINRKHNNITINNQFNFNQIKKKRKKKKLVDIKKDLFIKSNKELVQMNTNMLKKNVMNFNMLYNINTVFNGKEDNKSYHKENIYSSHIEMNNYNTYDNIYPNSFENTTSERSYKLKTYNEQNKLLFIYGENYSNQSVINKYTFKHIIKKFQEQEDIHNSIKYKKKKKKNLYHLYKRVINILKLFYNEDCYNFIIHFADNQELLSFNVLPFMLNNTCNVTNICTKMNDMLCELLNNANMYNNDNIENNEKKNDQKMKEINNKKNNIRSNDNIKTKNSREKKEEHSNNSNALLYNDKYNNINNSNDYNNENNFINIPYIFFFLLQSIMLNSNHTYLKPLNLHTLDIKKIYLNYIESHEIELNESDMETTFSNFSHLGFSQDEIISINKIIFSIIFINIYIKIKQCLSINENETLKILQVQLIEISDYMKLRKKKNNNNSKYGSLSNGGKCSLPQFINFNEDNYLSSGFSSLSETENIQLFNNDMAKENNKKKNSSIDDFQGAKLKATGSSNVNVNVNVNVNSKKVNDIPDDYQRDVNKIENENKKSVNQVNDLVGVNKQIASDNIKNDYNNNPNNNNSNSNNNNNNNNNNNNNNNNNNNNNSNNSNSNNNSNNNNSNNNNNSNKYYSTNEPINMYKNDNNKYKEPIDKKGNKYFIVFAGHILEEYISSLLNIDINLFVHILNNNIKLKSLCSNMFYRLKIKIVKKINEYLNNVIRNELIHHSLYLYCNGGLIQNVFEKNEDVNKYYKNKEKNHFSELINNIYNELLHSYYLKMSMFNIDTCIIHMITTLDNKQNNYEDALLCTLQNYGKKYNQYNNMNYKNDTDETIPNVLCNNIYLGENRILHMLEKYSTKFSSFMDIHNNSYNKEKDSPYILIKWEYYKILSLFYLSIKNITEVYNKYIINSNNNKNNNSDNISNNMCKCKYNCNCNCNCNCKYNYDLDKQLYHLDDEKFMHDILLKYFPYLSNDGITKKKNIHGKRNRMKYKKYNFSITHYNDKQIKYKCNNMIFDNIKDIYILKDIIEIIENSDMSFLRSIFFENNTLPLKSVKSDLLYNEMNFFIHIINNTFEKFYFLVINESEKKQKDIFIPKYITNCIKHKESTTYDHYASTTSESNLYKRFSLTLNKSFVHNNNIKSFKSLFLHMDSVRTDNITNFSDLNKKKINKDHITFVINMFNLKNIFNYQQEYLYYAIPYICFIKKYILFCAYVSKENDLIKLLNYYEEKYHKPNYSYNTPGKDTNNIIYNSSNMKDNFSNNNKNNNIFNQSINIYKEKMYNNKNNKKKKYIYNDTTNFIYLNKLSVEEMKDMCTLILYNFNISTNIIYFENYLFVKKSLYFLLENMKNEYLKYITPFIRKIENSYISYKNKKIKFSYRNKIIVIQNYMRKYLFFHELQKKEKKKNLLTSFIIFYSYLLKHKNMEETKETLEYYKETFMSKEKKLIRHAACVYIQSWFRKIIQQRKYKAMKLEILKTHAREKISTAIKTYITQIKMIKNLNEVLIPNRCATLIQSSFRRYRCMVQYEKKMYLKICFLSIKRKYMAYTNVITKMNYHYLIKNIYRKNFIKNHLKIPEAVVKIQSKYKAYVVKKQYNMLRDAIYFTQSYIHTCIERIKYEQLKKSVITIQLWWRNFYKLKKILQNFPLNIYNSEYEKTKYYFLDKKNFPNYYYYILKEQKAMKLLTYNILLKQWYFFYFKKFQKKNHLFNIIFNLKLYKNISYYYLLPWAYKINAILKMIHMKQMFKICTTNYYQNTILNIPLFETIQIFVGKTHTILLINQSVNKDNNTEQMISHGYNKNSKQFYTKYVYSIGSNDCGQLGYYDLSSSPFLDPPKVLNYKWDQVNINEDGNNKLNRINEKKEDPIKRDIYIDTIDDDTKIDNINNDNNNDNNNDNNSDNNSNNNSNNNSDNGMTTLGSLYKESMDNNNTSIFSTHKSNLDNNMINNTYNNNNTYNNYTYNNKHFNNQYDNIYKSYEHEKSNNKTKFKNVNNNYLRSLQHLEFQYKKKYTISKKNFGDKFNENINDIIDYKIIDKEDNKNSKNITNNNKYEYDFNIDKSHKGKKIVEFTKLINETNKILNICCGSEHTLALSENGNVYSWGNNTYGQCGQKYEKHIIRYPKIIKYFLKNNILIKNISCASYHSGYITKSNDLYISGNFFFINLKYFQNNIYEPIFLISGCLNITCKDSFNISLRTNKNSFYLWGNNYKCILGVNKKKLANLDEISIYPLTNICPNITVNKIACSDNFVCIITTLTTTNNYTMFMWGQFSHIEKKENQENNTKSVLSTNNFFNKFRMKAKMNNTKNDNQKDNINNNNNNNMRKNKKNMIYIAKPTPVYNEIWEQNEAIDVCCDLDEIMVLMSNLCLYGFSSVEILGGDTKKLLANEPKVFFNHFNRKPKIEKKENDIKFEEPEIHENINVLNPVLYMYKYFKPSYFNVKRIQCSYNKNSLSIMNVTMGEYEIPKIKQKLEYVTPSGDIVDFPEKIKEAILQKSKKESSKWIKSNDDPYINHFLIQNSSDSGN